In Amycolatopsis sp. FBCC-B4732, the genomic stretch GAAGAATTCCCTGCGCTGGTGGGCCTTCGGCCTCACCGCGGGGTACGCCGCACTGGTCGCGGCCTGGCTGCTGGGACCGAGCAGCGCGCCGAGCTTGTCGAAGTTCCTGAGCCCCGTCGCGACCGGGGTCTTCGCCGCGGCCGGAGCCGCCGTGGCGATCGCCGCCCTGGTCAGCCGCCGGCGGACGCGGTGAGGTCGAGCCGCATCAGCCACCGGATCCGGCGGTCGGCCGCGTCACGAATGAAGACCACGCTCCAAGCCCAGGACGGGCGATATGTCGACTGTGGCACGGGTCACGGAATGCCCGTCGATCTTCGGCGCTACACCCCAAGAGAACCCGTTCGACCCCGAGGGAGCGCCATGTCCACCACCACCCCGGAAGAAGTCACCGCGCCGGCCGTGCCCGCGCTGGACGACTTCGACTTCGAGCTCACCGACGGCGCCGCCTGCCGGATCGACGACCCGGACTGCGAAGCCTGCCAGTGAGCTTGCGGCGCCGGCCGGGACGACCCGGCCGGCGCCGAACTCGTCACAGGTGCATGGCCAGCCACAACGCCATCCAGGCGAGGCACGCCAGCGCGCCGCCGACGCCGAACGCCAGCAGCACGCGTCGCAACCCCGCGATGACCCCGGCGCGGCCCGTCATTTCGGTGATTCCCGCATCAGCCATGGCCCACTGATGCCCCCGTCCCGGCGCGGCAAACATCGGAGCTACTCCGCGTCCCCCATGACCAGCCCTTCGATCGTGTGCTTCTGGGTGATCGGCCGCAGCTCGCCGACGACCGGGCAGTGCAGGTGCGCGCGCACGGATTCCGGCAGCGACGCCCGGAACCCCGGCGTCACGGCGGTGTCGTGGCGGGCGTCGTTGCCCGCGCCCGGCGCGTCGAGCCCGAGCACCAGCACCGGGCGGGACTTGGCCGAGTGGTTCGCCGTGCCGCGGTGGACGGTCAGCGCCGAGCGGATCGAGATGTCACCCATCCGCGGGAACTTGCGCGCCGCGAGCTCCCGGTAACGCGGGTAGGCCTCGCGCGGCGGGAACATGCCGTGCTCGAAGGCCGCGCCGTCGTCCCAGTGCGTACTGGGCGCGATTTCGAACGGTCCCATGTCCGGCTCGGTGTCGACCGCGGTCACGTTGACCGCCAGCGACGTCAGCCTGCGCTCGCGCGCGGTTTCCGGCGGCATCGGGAAGTCCCGGTGCCACGGCTGGTCGACCGCGCCGGCCAGCGGGACGTCGAAGCCGACCTCGACGATCCGGTAGTCCGGCCCCAGCACCGCTTCGGCGACGGCGGTGATCCAGGGGTGGCCCGCCAGCTCGGCGAACCCGCGCAGCTGCTCCGGGTGGATCTCGACGTAGAAGCGGTTCGGCCCGCGGCCGACGGCACCGTCCGGCCGGGCGCGGGCCGCGGCGAACGCCGTGTCGATGTCCTCGCCGAGCCGGGCGACCCAGTCGCGGGAAAAGGCCTGCGGCAGGCCGATGATGCCGTCCCTCCGCAGGCGCTCGGTCAGCTCCGCGAGCTCGGTCTCGGACAGCGGGGCGGCGGTGGTCTGGTGCGCGGTCATCCTGGCCTCCTCGGGCACGACGGCGTGGCACCTCAGTTTGCAACGTGGCATGCCACGTTGCAAGAGGTACGCTGCGCGGGTGAACCCGAAACTGCGCGACGTGGCCGAACACGCCGGCGTGTCCGTGCGGACGGTGTCCAACGTGGTCAACGGGTTCCGCTACGTGGCCCCGGCGACCCGCGAGCGGGTGCAGGCGAGCATCGACGCGCTCGGCTACCGGCCCAACCTGGCCGCCCGGACGCTGCGGCGCGGCCGGACCGGGCTGATCGCGCTGGTGATCCCCGAGATCGACTCGCCGTACTTCGCCGAGCTCGCCGCGCGGACGGTGCGCATCGCCGAAGCCCGGGGCCTGACGGTGCTCATCGACCAGACCGACGGCGACGCCGAGCGCGAGAAGCAGCTGCTGCACGGGCAGCGCAGCCAGCTGGTCGACGGCGTCCTGTTCAGCCCGTGGGCGGTGGCGCCCGCGGAGCTGGCCGCACGCACCGACCCGGTCCCGCTGGTGCTGCTCGGCGAGCACGACGGCACGGCGGGCGTCGACCACGTCGCGATCGACAACGTCGCGGCGGCACGCGAAGCCACCGGCCACCTGCTGAGCGCGGGCCGCCGCCGCGTCGCGGCACTGGGCATCCAGCCGCGCTCGCTGAACGCGACGGCCCGCCAGCGCCTCACCGGCTACCGCGAGGCACTGACGGCGGCGGGCCTGCCGGCCGTCCCCGAGCTGGAGGTCCCGGTCCGGCGCCTGCACCGCGCCGACGGCCACGCGGCGATGCTGGCCCTGCTGGACCTGCCCGAACCACCGGACGCGGTCTTCTGCTTCACCGACGAGCTGGCCCTGGGCGCGCTGCGTGCGGCGGCCGACCGCGGGATCGCGGTGCCGGACGAGCTGGCGCTGGTGGGCTTCGACGACATCGAGGACGGCCGCTACAGCGTCCCGGCGCTCACGACGGTGTCACCGGACAAGGACCGCATCGCGGAACTGGCCCTGGACCGGCTAACACGACCGGCGGCGGAACCACGCTCGATCGTCGCCCCGCACCGGCTGATCGTGCGCGGCACCAGTCCGAGCTAAGGCGCGAGGATCGCCTGGGTATGTGCGGCGCCGGCCCAGGCCCCGCACCTGCCGGTCGCGCCGAGCGTGGCCGCCACCAGCCCGACCTGGACCGCGAGCGCCGCACCGCCTTGGTCGAGCACCGCGCCTGGACCGCGAGCGCCGCACCGCCTTGGTCGAGCACCGCGAGCGCCGCACCGCCTGGTCGTCCAACGCACCAGACCGGAGCGCGAGCCCCGCACCGCCTGGCCGTCCCACCGCACCAGCCCACCTCAGAGCGCGAGCGCCACCCGGTCCCGGCCCGCTTTCTTGCCCTCGTACAGGGCGTCGTCGGCCGCGCGGATGATGCCGTCCAGGCCCGCTTCGAGCTCCGCCGGGTGCAGGGCCGCGCCGATGGTCGCCGACAGCGCGACCGGCTCCCCCGTCGGCGCGGTGATGCGCAGCGCCCGGATCCGCACGCGGATCCGCTCGGCGACGGCGCGCACCTCGGCTTCGTCGACGTCGGGCAGCAGCACGGCGAACTCCTCCCCGCCGTAGCGCCCGACGGTGTCCCCGCGCCGGACGGTCTTCGCGAGCACGGTCGCCACCTCGGCGAGGACGTCGTCGCCGACCGGGTGGCCGTGGGTGTCGTTGATGCGCTTGAACCAGTCGAGGTCGATCATCAGCACCCCGGTCCGGCCGCCGGTGGCGCGGGCGCGCTCGAGCGCGCGTTCGGCCTGCTGGTGCCACGCGATCGCGTTGAGCAGCCCGGTGCGCTGGTCGGTGCGCGCGGCGAGCTTGAGCTGGTCGAGCTGGACGCACTGGTGCAGCGCGAACGTCGGGATGATCATCAGCAGCGCCGCGGGTGGCCACCACAGCAGGGCGAGCGCGACGAACACGCCGAGCGCCAGCTGGCTGACCTCGAGGAGGTTGTCGGAAGCGCTGCCCAGGAGCCGGCGGGGGTGGTCGACGGTGACCGTCCAGGCGATGACCGCGCCGACGAGCGCGGTGTTGACCGTCCACTGCACGGCACCCGCGCCGACCACGGCGGCGAGGTCGCCCCAGCCGGGCCGGGCGCCGTCGCCGAGGTGGGCCAGGTGCTCGTGGGCGCCGGTCGCCCGCAGCACCCCGGCCGCGGCGGCCGCCGCGAGGGCGAGCGTGGCGGCGGTGAACACCGTGCGGTGCGGCGGGCGGACCGGGTCGAAGCGGTTGACCAGCAGCCAGCGGTGGCCGTAGATCACCGCGACCAGCGCCAGTTCGAGCACCAGCGGCAAGGCCAGCACGCCGGCGAAGATCCAGACGCTGCAGAGGTCGACGTACGGCGAGCCGGAGCGGTCGCGACGCCGTTGCTCGATCAGGTGCGAAGCGTGCAGGTGCGGCAGCGCGGCCGCGGCGAGCCAGCCCGCCGTCGCCCACTGCTGGGGTGTCGGCCCCGCCCGCGCCGACAGCACGAGGACGACGAGCGCCGCCACATCGACCGCCAGCACGAAGAAGCGCACCCGCCCGGGCAACGACCACAGCTTCCACCGCGGTGGTGCCCAGCCCCCTGGATCGCTCGTGCCTCCGCTCATCGCAGCGCCTCCCCGCCCTGCTCCGCCCCGGTGAACACCTGCTCGCCCAGGGTAGTCGCGTTGCGGTCGGGTGTCAGCCGTTTCCCCACGGCGCGACCCGACCAGGCCCCTGGGAGCATTCCGGGTATCCGAGACCGGACGAACCGCACGGAAAGGCGAGCCGATGAGCGACAAGGGCTGGTGAACCCCCACGACCGCACGTCCCCGACCACCGGAAAGGAGCAAGCGATGAGCGACAAAGGCTGGTGAACCCCACCACCACTCCCCCAGACCGCCACCACCGACGAGGAGCACGCAATGCGCGACAAAGGCTGGTGAACCCCCACCTCCGCACCCCCGTCCCCCGGCCATCGAGAAGAGGAGCAAGCGATGAGCGACAAGGGCTGGTGAAACCCCAGGTCCGACCCCGCAACCCCGAGCACCGACGAGGAGCGTCCGATGAGCGACAAAGGCTGGTGAACCCGAGTCAGGCTTCGGCCGGCAGCGCGGCCGAGACCGCGTCCGGCCGCCGGCGTGACCACGCGGCGGCCGCGGCGAGCGCGACCAGCGCTCCCGCGGTGCCCGCCACGGCGATCGCCGTCGCCGCCCCGGCCAGCTGCGCGAGCACGCCGCCGAGCACGATCCCGAGTCCCTGCCCGGCGATCATCCCCGTCCGCGCGAACCCGAGGGCCCGTCCCCGCAGCGGCGGAGGGGACAGCTGGACGAACGTCGCGCCCGCGGTGACCTGGTACGCCGAGCAGATCCCGGACAGGAACAGCAGCGCCAGCGCCGTGCTCAGCGCGGGCTGGGCCCAGTAGGCCACGAGCGGCGCCGACGTCCCGACCGCGAGCACGCCCAGCGCGCGCACCCGCACCCGGCGCGCGACCAGCCGCAACAGCAGCGCACCGGCGACCGCGCCCGCCGGTTCCGCGGCGAGGAGCACGCCGATCCAACCGCCGCCCGCGCCGACTTCCCTGGCGAACGGCACCGCGAGTCCTTCGGGGACGACGGTGAACAACGCCAGCCAGCCCAGCCACACCAGCGTCGCGAGCGTCCGGTCGCGGCGGACGGCGAGCGCGCCCGCGGCGACCTGCCGCCACCACGACGTCCCGCTCCGGACCCGGCCACCCGGCGGCGGGTGGACACCCAGCCCCGCACGGATCAGCAGCGCGGAAACGGCGAAGGTGGCGGCGTCGATCGCCAGCGCGGTGTGCGCGCCGACCCCGGCGACCACGAACGCGGCCACCGCGAACCCCAGCACCAGACAGAGTTGCGTGGTCACCTGCTGCACCGCCTGGCCCGCTTCGTACCGCGCCCCCAGCAGCTCCGGCAGCACCGCGCCCTGCGCCGCGGAAAACGGCGCTTCGGCCAGTTGGACGAGCACCAGCAACCCGGCCATCAGCGGCAGCGGCGTCGACGGCACGGCCATCACGGCCACGAGCAGCGCCCGCACGACGTCGCACACCACCATGACCTGGCGCCGGGGAAACCGGTCGGCCAGCCACGAAAGCAGCGCACCCGAGACGAGCGCGGGCAGCATCGAAAGCGCGTACGTCGCCGCGCTCAGCGCCGCCGATCCGGTGCGCTGGTACACGAGGATCGACAGCGCGACGCGCGCGAGCTGGTCCCCGGCCACCGAAAGCAGGCCCGCGAGCCACACCACCCGGAACCCGCGCACTGCGAACGCCGACCACGTTCCGGCCATCCCCCACCCCCAGGCTGTCACGGAGAGCGCCGCCTGAAACGCTCAGCGTAGTGCCTGGAGCCGTCTCTACGCCACCGGCGGAGCTCCGTGTGTGTGGAACGACTCGATCGTCTTCAGTCCCCACGCCTGCCCCTTGGCACGCTCGGCTTCGGTCCAGGTGACCGGTTCCCAGTCCGGCGCGAAGATCAGCCGTCCGGCCGGGTTGCACAGCTCGATCCGGTTGCCGCCCGGTTCGTAGACGTAGAGGAAGAACGTCTGCTGGATCGCGTGCTTGTGCGGCCCGGTTTCGATGTGCACGCCGTTGTCGAGCGCGCTGTCCGCCGCGCGCAGGATGTCTTCGCGGGTGTCGGTCGCGAAGGCGATGTGGTGCAGGCGCCCGCGCGAGCCCGTCCAGTCGGTGGTGTAGACGATGTCGTAGGACTTCTGCGCGAAGTGCGTCCACTGCCCGGAAATCACGCCGCTGTCGAGCTGGATCTGTTCGGTGACGCGGCCGCCGAGCGCGTCGCAGACGAAGCGTCCGTTGGCTTCCGCTTCCTTCGCCAGGTAGTTGACGTGGTCGAGGCGGCGGACGCCAACCCCGCGCCCGGGGTACGCCTGAGCCTGGTTCTTCAGCGCGGGCCGCAGGTGTTCCGGCGGCGCGTAGCGCTCGGTTTCCCAGTTCCGGTGTCGCCGTCGACCCAGCCGACGCCGAGTCCGCGTTCCTCCAGCGCGACCACGCGGCGCTTGAGGGCTTCTTCGCTCGACGCGCGCAACGCCGTCCGGCCGACCCCGGACGTCTTCGCCGCGGTGAGCTTCAGGCTGTGGTGCTCGTAGTCGTCCCAGGTGCGCAGGTAGACCGAGTCGCCGTCGGTGCCGTTCTCGATCAGGCCCAGCACGCGGACGAAGAAGTCGAGGCTCTTTTCCGGCTCCGGCGTGCGCAGCTCGACGTGGCCGAGGTGCGCGATTTCTTGGCGCGACGAGGGATCGGGCATGGCCGGCTCCTCAGGAACGCGGGAAAACGGTGCCGTCGAACAACTTCCGCGCGGTCCGGATGACCGTCGAGCGGCGGACGCGGGACCCGTCGAACTCGATCGCCACGGCGAGCTTGCCGCTCGGGTGCTCGATCTCGACCGGTCCAGCACCGGTTTCGAGCAGCTCGTGGCCGACGGCGCCGTCGAGCAGCAACGCCGTGACGACGCTGACGCCACCGAGCACCCCGATCGACGGGTGCGGCTTGACCGGGATGAACGTCCGGGTGCAGACGGCGCCACCGTCGCGGGGCGCGGCGACCAGCGTCGTCTTCGGGACCGAGCTGCCGCGGACGTCGCCGAGGCCCATCAGCTTCCCGGCTTCGACGCGCAGGGCGTCGATCCGCCCGGCGAGTCCGGCGCCGGCGAGCTCCTCGACCGGCTCGTACCCGGTGATGCCGAAGTCTTCCGCGCGTGCGACGACGACCGGCATCCCATTGTCCACACAGGACGCCGCGATGCCACCGACGTCGTCGCGGACGTTGCCGGTCGGCAGCAGGCTGCCGCAGACGGACCCTTCGGTTTCGGTGAAGTCCAGCTCGACCGGGGCGGCGGTGCCGGGGACGCCGGAAATGGCCGTGTCACCGCGGTAGTCGACCGCACCGCCGGGAGTGGCGAACGTCGAGACGGCGATGGTGCCGGTGTTGACCAGCCGCACGCGCACGGTGGTGCGTTCGTCGCCGGCGGGCACGAGGCCCCGCTCGACGGCGAACTGCCCGACGCCGGCCA encodes the following:
- a CDS encoding MFS transporter, whose product is MAGTWSAFAVRGFRVVWLAGLLSVAGDQLARVALSILVYQRTGSAALSAATYALSMLPALVSGALLSWLADRFPRRQVMVVCDVVRALLVAVMAVPSTPLPLMAGLLVLVQLAEAPFSAAQGAVLPELLGARYEAGQAVQQVTTQLCLVLGFAVAAFVVAGVGAHTALAIDAATFAVSALLIRAGLGVHPPPGGRVRSGTSWWRQVAAGALAVRRDRTLATLVWLGWLALFTVVPEGLAVPFAREVGAGGGWIGVLLAAEPAGAVAGALLLRLVARRVRVRALGVLAVGTSAPLVAYWAQPALSTALALLFLSGICSAYQVTAGATFVQLSPPPLRGRALGFARTGMIAGQGLGIVLGGVLAQLAGAATAIAVAGTAGALVALAAAAAWSRRRPDAVSAALPAEA
- a CDS encoding LacI family DNA-binding transcriptional regulator; protein product: MNPKLRDVAEHAGVSVRTVSNVVNGFRYVAPATRERVQASIDALGYRPNLAARTLRRGRTGLIALVIPEIDSPYFAELAARTVRIAEARGLTVLIDQTDGDAEREKQLLHGQRSQLVDGVLFSPWAVAPAELAARTDPVPLVLLGEHDGTAGVDHVAIDNVAAAREATGHLLSAGRRRVAALGIQPRSLNATARQRLTGYREALTAAGLPAVPELEVPVRRLHRADGHAAMLALLDLPEPPDAVFCFTDELALGALRAAADRGIAVPDELALVGFDDIEDGRYSVPALTTVSPDKDRIAELALDRLTRPAAEPRSIVAPHRLIVRGTSPS
- a CDS encoding 4-oxalomesaconate tautomerase; this translates as MTGVRCMLMRGGTSKGAYFLAGDLPADPAARDDLLLRIMGTPDPRQIDGLGGAQPVTSKVAIVSAADDPGHDIDYLFLQLGVEEATVSDRQTCGNLLAGVGQFAVERGLVPAGDERTTVRVRLVNTGTIAVSTFATPGGAVDYRGDTAISGVPGTAAPVELDFTETEGSVCGSLLPTGNVRDDVGGIAASCVDNGMPVVVARAEDFGITGYEPVEELAGAGLAGRIDALRVEAGKLMGLGDVRGSSVPKTTLVAAPRDGGAVCTRTFIPVKPHPSIGVLGGVSVVTALLLDGAVGHELLETGAGPVEIEHPSGKLAVAIEFDGSRVRRSTVIRTARKLFDGTVFPRS
- a CDS encoding VOC family protein, whose product is MGRRRHRNWETERYAPPEHLRPALKNQAQAYPGRGVGVRRLDHVNYLAKEAEANGRFVCDALGGRVTEQIQLDSGVISGQWTHFAQKSYDIVYTTDWTGSRGRLHHIAFATDTREDILRAADSALDNGVHIETGPHKHAIQQTFFLYVYEPGGNRIELCNPAGRLIFAPDWEPVTWTEAERAKGQAWGLKTIESFHTHGAPPVA
- a CDS encoding diguanylate cyclase — encoded protein: MSGGTSDPGGWAPPRWKLWSLPGRVRFFVLAVDVAALVVLVLSARAGPTPQQWATAGWLAAAALPHLHASHLIEQRRRDRSGSPYVDLCSVWIFAGVLALPLVLELALVAVIYGHRWLLVNRFDPVRPPHRTVFTAATLALAAAAAAGVLRATGAHEHLAHLGDGARPGWGDLAAVVGAGAVQWTVNTALVGAVIAWTVTVDHPRRLLGSASDNLLEVSQLALGVFVALALLWWPPAALLMIIPTFALHQCVQLDQLKLAARTDQRTGLLNAIAWHQQAERALERARATGGRTGVLMIDLDWFKRINDTHGHPVGDDVLAEVATVLAKTVRRGDTVGRYGGEEFAVLLPDVDEAEVRAVAERIRVRIRALRITAPTGEPVALSATIGAALHPAELEAGLDGIIRAADDALYEGKKAGRDRVALAL
- a CDS encoding phytanoyl-CoA dioxygenase family protein, encoding MTAHQTTAAPLSETELAELTERLRRDGIIGLPQAFSRDWVARLGEDIDTAFAAARARPDGAVGRGPNRFYVEIHPEQLRGFAELAGHPWITAVAEAVLGPDYRIVEVGFDVPLAGAVDQPWHRDFPMPPETARERRLTSLAVNVTAVDTEPDMGPFEIAPSTHWDDGAAFEHGMFPPREAYPRYRELAARKFPRMGDISIRSALTVHRGTANHSAKSRPVLVLGLDAPGAGNDARHDTAVTPGFRASLPESVRAHLHCPVVGELRPITQKHTIEGLVMGDAE